Proteins encoded in a region of the Tripterygium wilfordii isolate XIE 37 chromosome 21, ASM1340144v1, whole genome shotgun sequence genome:
- the LOC119989755 gene encoding photosystem I reaction center subunit V, chloroplastic-like, which translates to MATSSSALFTITPSLQKHQKLSPSNISFHGLRPLTTTTKARTCKITTTRKNLSLTVKSELSTPLVISLSTGLSLFLGRFVFFAFQRENVAKQGLPEQNGVTHFEAGDTRAKEYVSLLKSNDPVGFNIIDVLAWGSIGHIVAYYILATSSNGYNPAFFG; encoded by the coding sequence ATGGCAACCTCCTCCTCCGCCTTGTTCACCATCACCCCCTCATtacaaaaacaccaaaaactCTCACCTTCCAACATCTCCTTCCATGGCCTAAGACCCCTCACCACCACAACCAAAGCCAGAACCTGCAAGATCACCACCACCAGGAAAAACCTATCATTGACTGTGAAATCAGAGCTTAGCACACCACTGGTGATAAGCCTGAGCACAGGCTTGTCACTTTTTTTGGGAAGGTTTGTGTTCTTCGCCTTCCAGAGGGAGAATGTGGCCAAGCAAGGGTTGCCAGAGCAAAATGGGGTAACCCACTTCGAGGCAGGGGATACAAGGGCTAAGGAGTATGTGAGCCTACTCAAATCAAATGATCCAGTTGGGTTCAACATCATCGATGTTCTTGCTTGGGGTTCCATTGGTCATATTGTTGCTTACTACATCTTGGCCACTTCCAGCAATGGCTATAATCCCGCCTTCTTTGGCTGA
- the LOC119987639 gene encoding uncharacterized WD repeat-containing protein C2A9.03-like isoform X2, whose protein sequence is MFTCKKNGKVADTSAAEAREGKDIQGILWDTLSISREKYRQTRLEQYKNYENIPHSGEGSGKDCEVTKKGGSYYEFRRNSRSVKSTILHFQLRNLVWATSKHDVYLMSHFTVVHWSSLTCTRSEVLNVSGHVAPTEKHPGSLLEGFSQTQVSTIAVKENLLVAGGFQGELICKHLDRPGVSFCSRTTYDDNAITNAVDIYRNPSGALHFTASNNDCGVRDFDMEKYQLTKHFCFPWPVNHTSLSPDGKLRIIVGDNPDGILVDSSTGKTVMPLRGHIDFSFASAWHPDGVTFATGNQDKTCRIWDVRNLSKSQAVLKGNLGAVRSIRYTSDGRYMAMAEPVDFVHVYDAKSGYEKEQEIDFFGEISGISFSPDTESLFIGVWDRTYGSLLEYGRCRNYSYLDSLI, encoded by the exons ATGTTCACATGtaaaaag AATGGTAAAGTAGCTGATACTTCTGCTGCTGAAGCTAGAGAGGGAAAAGATATTCAGGGAATTCTCTGGGATACACTTAGCATCTCTAGGGAGAAATACAGACAGACTAGACTAGAACAGtataagaactatgaaaatattcCTCATTCCGGAGAAGGGTCAGGAAAG GACTGTGAAGTTACCAAGAAAGGTGGCTCATACTATGAGTTCAGACGAAATTCAAGATCTGTGAAATCAACCATTCTTCATTTTCAG TTGAGGAACTTGGTTTGGGCTACATCGAAGCATGATGTTTACCTTATGTCTCATTTTACCGTTGTTCATTGGTCTTCATTAACTTGCACAAGGTCTGAAGTTCTCAATGTTTCGGGGCATGTGGCACCAACAGAG AAACATCCGGGAAGCTTGTTGGAAGGATTCTCTCAAACCCAAGTTAGTACTATTGcagtaaaagaaaatttactgGTTGCTGGAGGATTTCAAGGAGAACTTATATGCAAG CACCTAGATCGGCCTGGAGTTAGCTTTTGTTCCCGAACGACTTATGATGATAATGCCATCACTAATGCCGTTGATATCTATAGAAACCCCAG TGGTGCACTTCATTTCACTGCTTCAAATAATGACTGTGGAGTCAGAGACTTTGACATGGAGAAATATCAGCTCACTAAGCATTTCTGTTTTCCTTGGCCGGTGAAT CATACCTCTCTGAGTCCGGACGGTAAACTCCGTATAATCGTGGGAGACAATCCAGATGGTATATTGGTGGATTCTAGTACTGGAAAG ACAGTCATGCCCTTGCGTGGGCACATAGATTTCTCATTTGCCTCGGCATGGCACCCAGATGGTGTCACCTTTGCTACAGGTAACCAGGACAAAACCTGCCGAATTTGGGATGTTCGGAATCTATCAAAGTCACAAGCTGTCTTGAAGGGCAACCTTGGAGCTGTTCGGTCTATCCGATACACGTCCGATGGTCGGTATATGGCAATGGCTGAGCCTGTTGATTTTGTGCATGTCTATGATGCGAAAAGTGGTTATGAAAAAGAGCAGGAAATTGATTTCTTTGGAGAGATATCTGGCATATCGTTCAGTCCGGACACAGAGTCTCTTTTTATTGGGGTGTGGGATCGTACATATGGTAGCCTGCTTGAGTATGGTCGCTGTCGGAATTACTCATACCTGGATTCTCTAATTTGA
- the LOC119988706 gene encoding uncharacterized protein LOC119988706 yields the protein MATSSAASNSNAGEATSDVNIQNALKRASGDIGWEFGELVDASALDKIKCKLCSKVMSGGIYRLKCHVAGRSGNVRACHKASKEAIKACVEALDVKKKKKTEKQIEESELRNEVSISGGATEMDEDMEVTGSRRRIDHGPMGRFVEINSQANTDSTKFTKQASLVALMDKKKVIDTQQYIARWAIENGIAFNAIQSDSFKLMTEAIGQFGPGLPTPSRYRLSGPCLKAEVARVKNSLKKHEDEWGISGCSIMTDAWTDRKRRSIMNLCVHCREGISFISSREDSDASHTGTYIFDYVDKCIEDVGQEKVVQVVTDNASNNMAAASLMEKKRPNLFWTSCAAHTVNLMLEAIGKLPRFKSAIDKARALTIFIYAHHSTLSMMRKMTKKRDIVRPGVTRFATNYLCLQSLVEKKEQLRHMFTSEEWARNSHSKSAKGKLAYATVVSISFWKSVNSCLLVFRPLVKVLRLVDSDRPSMPWLYG from the coding sequence ATGGCTACTTCATCAGCTGCTTCTAATTCCAATGCTGGTGAAGCCACAAGTGATGTGAACATTCAAAATGCATTGAAACGTGCATCCGGTGATATTGGTTGGGAGTTTGGCGAACTTGTTGATGCTAGTGCATTAGATAAAATCAAAtgcaagttatgctcgaaagtTATGTCCGGAGGCATTTACCGGCTCAAATGTCATGTAGCCGGTAGGTCAGGCAATGTGAGGGCTTGTCATAAGGCCAGTAAAGAGGCAATAAAGGCATGTGTTGAGGCACTAGAtgttaagaagaagaaaaagacagagaagcaaattgaagagTCTGAACTTAGAAATGAAGTTTCAATATCCGGTGGTGCTACGGAGATGGATGAGGATATGGAAGTCACGGGATCAAGGAGAAGAATTGATCACGGGCCTATGGGTAGATTTGTGGAGATTAATTCACAAGCAAACACTGATTCTACAAAATTTACAAAGCAAGCTAGTTTGGTTGCCTTGATGGACAAGAAGAAAGTGATCGATACGCAACAATATATAGCACGGTGGGCCATTGAGAATGGTATTGCTTTCAATGCCATTCAAAGTGATAGTTTCAAACTAATGACTGAGGCTATTGGGCAATTTGGTCCAGGACTACCTACGCCGAGTCGATATCGATTGAGTGGTCCATGTTTGAAAGCGGAGGTTGCGAGAGTTAAGAACTCCCTAAAGAAGCATGAAGATGAGTGGGGCATCTCCGGTTGTTCCATTATGACTGATGCTTGGACAGACCGTAAAAGAAGGAGCATTATGAACTTGTGTGTTCATTGTAGGGAAGGGATCTCTTTTATTTCCTCAAGGGAGGATTCCGATGCATCCCATACGGGAACTTACATATTTGATTATGTCGACAAATGCATTGAAGATGTAGGGCAGGAAAAGGTGGTGCAAGTTGTCACGGATAATGCTTCTAATAACATGGCAGCTGCAAGTTTGATGGAAAAGAAGAGACCCAATTTATTTTGGACTTCTTGTGCCGCACATACTGTGAATCTTATGCTTGAAGCAATTGGTAAACTTCCAAGGTTCAAGAGTGCAATTGATAAGGCAAGGGCCTTAACCATATTCATATATGCACATCACTCAACCCTAAGCATGATGAGAAAGATGACAAAGAAACGTGACATAGTACGACCGGGTGTGACACGCTTTGCTACTAATTACCTTTGTTTGCAAAGTTTGGTGGAGAAAAAGGAGCAACTACGACATATGTTTACTTCAGAAGAATGGGCCCGGAATTCACATTCTAAGAGTGCAAAGGGAAAATTGGCATATGCGACAGTTGTCAGCATTTCCTTTTGGAAGTCTGTGAACTCTTGTTTGCTTGTTTTTCGTCCATTGGTGAAAGTACTTCGTCTTGTTGATAGTGACAGACCATCTATGCCATGGTTGTATGGATAA
- the LOC119989247 gene encoding probable calcium-binding protein CML21: MGGIVGKNKSPRNVWIPETKLEAKMVEALQRSSAEGTAMKSFNSIILKFPKIDESFRKCKAIFEQFDEDSNGAIDQEELRKCFRKLEVSFEDEEINDLFEACDINEDMGMKFNEFIVLLCLDYLLKDDRTDLHAKLRMGMPDLEATSETLVNAFVFLDKNSDGYVSKSEMVQAINETTSGERSSGRIAMKRFEEMDWDKNGMVNFKEFLFAFTRWVGIDENEDDEEEKI, translated from the exons ATGGGAGGCATAGTGGGAAAGAATAAATCACCGAGGAACGTATGGATTCCAGAGACAAAGCTTGAGGCCAAAATGGTTGAAGCTCTGCAGAGAAGCTCTGCTGAGGGAACCGCCATGAAATCATTCAACAGCATTATTTTGAAATTCCCAAAAATTGATGAGAGCTTTAGAAAGTGTAAAGctatttttgagcaatttg ATGAGGACTCCAATGGAGCAATTGACCAGGAGGAGCTGAGAAAATGTTTCCGAAAGCTGGAAGTTTCTTTTGAGGATGAAGAAATCAATGATCTATTTGAGGCATGTGATATAAATGAGGATATGGGAATGAAGTTCAATGAGTTCATTGTACTTCTTTGCCTCGACTATCTTCTAAAGGATGATCGAACTGATCTTCATGCT AAATTGCGGATGGGAATGCCAGATTTGGAAGCCACATCCGAAACGTTGGTTAATGCATTTGTGTTCTTGGACAAGAACAGTGATGGCTATGTCAGCAAGAGCGAGATGGTTCAAGCCATCAATGAAACAACTTCTGGGGAACGATCTTCAGGTCGAATAGCCATGAAAAGATTtg AAGAGATGGACTGGGACAAAAATGGAATGGTGAACTTCAAGGAGTTTTTGTTTGCATTCACTCGATGGGTCGGAATCGACGAAAATGAAGAcgatgaagaagagaagatttgA
- the LOC119987639 gene encoding uncharacterized WD repeat-containing protein C2A9.03-like isoform X1 yields MSHYQAEDAEYMAEEYDIEDVEDDMDEEFRDRDMDGSDSDVDEFDYSNGKVADTSAAEAREGKDIQGILWDTLSISREKYRQTRLEQYKNYENIPHSGEGSGKDCEVTKKGGSYYEFRRNSRSVKSTILHFQLRNLVWATSKHDVYLMSHFTVVHWSSLTCTRSEVLNVSGHVAPTEKHPGSLLEGFSQTQVSTIAVKENLLVAGGFQGELICKHLDRPGVSFCSRTTYDDNAITNAVDIYRNPSGALHFTASNNDCGVRDFDMEKYQLTKHFCFPWPVNHTSLSPDGKLRIIVGDNPDGILVDSSTGKTVMPLRGHIDFSFASAWHPDGVTFATGNQDKTCRIWDVRNLSKSQAVLKGNLGAVRSIRYTSDGRYMAMAEPVDFVHVYDAKSGYEKEQEIDFFGEISGISFSPDTESLFIGVWDRTYGSLLEYGRCRNYSYLDSLI; encoded by the exons ATGTCCCATTACCAGGCGGAAGATGCCGAATATATGGCAGAGGAGTATGACATTGAAGATGTAGAGGACGATATGGATGAAGAGTTCCGTGATAGAGATATGGATGGCTCAGACTCTGATGTTGATGAATTTGACTACTCG AATGGTAAAGTAGCTGATACTTCTGCTGCTGAAGCTAGAGAGGGAAAAGATATTCAGGGAATTCTCTGGGATACACTTAGCATCTCTAGGGAGAAATACAGACAGACTAGACTAGAACAGtataagaactatgaaaatattcCTCATTCCGGAGAAGGGTCAGGAAAG GACTGTGAAGTTACCAAGAAAGGTGGCTCATACTATGAGTTCAGACGAAATTCAAGATCTGTGAAATCAACCATTCTTCATTTTCAG TTGAGGAACTTGGTTTGGGCTACATCGAAGCATGATGTTTACCTTATGTCTCATTTTACCGTTGTTCATTGGTCTTCATTAACTTGCACAAGGTCTGAAGTTCTCAATGTTTCGGGGCATGTGGCACCAACAGAG AAACATCCGGGAAGCTTGTTGGAAGGATTCTCTCAAACCCAAGTTAGTACTATTGcagtaaaagaaaatttactgGTTGCTGGAGGATTTCAAGGAGAACTTATATGCAAG CACCTAGATCGGCCTGGAGTTAGCTTTTGTTCCCGAACGACTTATGATGATAATGCCATCACTAATGCCGTTGATATCTATAGAAACCCCAG TGGTGCACTTCATTTCACTGCTTCAAATAATGACTGTGGAGTCAGAGACTTTGACATGGAGAAATATCAGCTCACTAAGCATTTCTGTTTTCCTTGGCCGGTGAAT CATACCTCTCTGAGTCCGGACGGTAAACTCCGTATAATCGTGGGAGACAATCCAGATGGTATATTGGTGGATTCTAGTACTGGAAAG ACAGTCATGCCCTTGCGTGGGCACATAGATTTCTCATTTGCCTCGGCATGGCACCCAGATGGTGTCACCTTTGCTACAGGTAACCAGGACAAAACCTGCCGAATTTGGGATGTTCGGAATCTATCAAAGTCACAAGCTGTCTTGAAGGGCAACCTTGGAGCTGTTCGGTCTATCCGATACACGTCCGATGGTCGGTATATGGCAATGGCTGAGCCTGTTGATTTTGTGCATGTCTATGATGCGAAAAGTGGTTATGAAAAAGAGCAGGAAATTGATTTCTTTGGAGAGATATCTGGCATATCGTTCAGTCCGGACACAGAGTCTCTTTTTATTGGGGTGTGGGATCGTACATATGGTAGCCTGCTTGAGTATGGTCGCTGTCGGAATTACTCATACCTGGATTCTCTAATTTGA
- the LOC119988269 gene encoding ubiquitin-conjugating enzyme E2-17 kDa-like yields MASKRINKELKDLQKDPPVSCSAGPVADDMFHWQATIMGPADSPFAGGVFLVSIHFPPDYPFKPPKVSFRTKVFHPNINSNGSICLDILKEQWSPALTVSKVLLSICSLLTDPNPDDPLVPEIAHMYKSDRAKYESTARSWTQKYAMG; encoded by the exons ATGGCTTCCAAGAGGATCAACAAGGAGTTGAAGGACCTCCAGAAAGACCCTCCAGTTTCATGCAGTGCTG GTCCTGTTGCTGATGACATGTTTCACTGGCAAGCTACAATTATGGGCCCCGCAGATAGCCCATTTGCTGGTGGAGTGTTTCTTGTGTCTATCCACTTTCCACCTGATTACCCTTTCAAGCCTCCCAAG gTTTCTTTCCGTACAAAAGTTTTCCACCCTAATATTAACAGCAATGGCAGCATTTGTCTTGACATTCTCAAGGAGCAGTGGAGCCCTGCCCTAACAGTATCCAAG GTTCTGCTGTCCATTTGCTCGCTGCTGACAGACCCGAACCCAGATGATCCTCTGGTTCCTGAGATTGCTCACATGTACAAGAGTGACAGAGCCAAGTATGAGTCCACTGCCCGCTCGTGGACCCAGAAATATGCAATGGGCTAA